The proteins below are encoded in one region of Brassica napus cultivar Da-Ae chromosome A6, Da-Ae, whole genome shotgun sequence:
- the LOC106347503 gene encoding isovaleryl-CoA dehydrogenase, mitochondrial yields the protein MQRLFAARSVLGNAVKTRRRQHLSSLSSSLLFDETQLQFKESVSKFAQDVIAPHAERIDKTNSFPKDVNLWKLMGEFNLHGITAPEEYGGLGLGYLYHCIAMEEISRASGSVALSYGAHSNLCINQLVRNGNTSQKHKYLPKLISGEHVGALAMSEPNAGSDVVSMKCKADKVDGGFLINGNKMWCTNGPSAQTLIVYAKTDTKAGSKGITAFVIEKGMAGFSTAQKLDKLGMRGSDTCELVFENCFVPEENILGKEGKGVYVLMSGLDLERLVLAAGPLGIMQACLDIVLPYIRQREQFGRPVGEFQFIQGKVADMYTALQSSRSYVYSVARECDNGKVDPKDCAGTILCAAERATQVALQAIQCLGGNGYINEYATGRLLRDAKLYEIGAGTSEIRRMVIGRELFKE from the exons ATGCAGAGGCTTTTCGCAGCGAGATCGGTTCTTGGTAACGCCGTCAAGACGCGGAGGAGGCAGCACTTGtcgtctctctcttcttctctcctcttcGACGAAACTCAGCTTCAG TTTAAAGAAAGTGTGTCCAAGTTTGCACAAGATGTTATCGCGCCTCATGCCGAAAGAATAGATAAAACAAATTCATTTCCAAAG GATGTAAACTTATGGAAGCTAATGGGTGAGTTCAATCTCCATGGAATCACAGCGCCAG AGGAATACGGAGGTCTTGGTCTCGGTTACTTGTATCATTGTATAGCAATGGAGGAAATAAGTCGGGCCTCGGGCTCAGTTGCTCTCTCTTACGGTGCCCATTCCAACCTTTGCATCAATCAATTG GTGCGGAATGGAAATACTTCACAAAAGCACAAATATTTGCCCAAG CTGATCAGTGGAGAGCATGTTGGGGCTCTTGCGATGAGTGAACCCAATG CCGGTTCGGATGTTGTCAGCATGAAATGCAAGGCTGATAAAGTTGATGGTGGCTTTTTAATAAATGGCAACAAGATGTGGTGCACTAATGGTCCCTCTGCTCAAACACTG ATTGTGTACGCCAAAACTGATACAAAAGCAGGCTCTAAAGGAATCACAGCTTTCGTTATAGAGAAGGGAATGGCCGG ATTCAGTACTGCTCAGAAATTGGACAAGCTGGGAATGCGGGGAAGCGACAC GTGTGAGCTTGTTTTTGAGAATTGCTTTGTTCCAGAAGAAAACATTCTTGGCAAGGAAGGAAAAG GAGTGTATGTTTTGATGTCAGGTCTTGATTTGGAGAGACTTGTTTTAGCAGCTGGGCCCTTAGGGATCATGCAGGCATGCCTCGACATCGTACTTCCTTATATTCGCCAGAGAGAACAGTTTGGTCGTCCAGTTGGGGAGTTCCAGTTTATACAG GGTAAAGTTGCTGACATGTACACTGCATTACAGTCTTCAAG GTCATACGTCTACTCTGTTGCGAGGGAGTGTGACAATGGGAAAGTTGACCCAAAG GATTGTGCCGGAACTATTCTTTGTGCAGCAGAAAGAGCAACACAGGTTGCTTTGCAG GCGATACAATGTTTAGGCGGAAATGGATACATCAACGAATATGCAACGGGACGCCTTCTTAGAGATGCAAAGCTATATGAAATCGGTGCTGGTACAAGCGAGATCAGAAGGATGGTCATTGGTCGCGAGCTTTTCAAAGAATAA